The following is a genomic window from Solanum stenotomum isolate F172 unplaced genomic scaffold, ASM1918654v1 scaffold33130, whole genome shotgun sequence.
CGGATTAAATTGTCAACTGCCCTTATTGGAAATATAGGATTGACTACTCATTCTAAAGGAACTGGAGTTACATCTCTTTAGCTTTTACGTGTTTTCACAATCTTTTAAGACCATGAAGAATGgacaaatttcttttcttttcttaggaACACATACAAGATTCGTCACTACAAAAAGGAAACATTTTCAAGAAATAAGAGATATGCAGTTTAGTGCTTACCTTAATATCAGTTATATCACCAACAACAAATATGTTTCTGTGACCCTTGATTCTAAGATTTTCATCAACCTTCAATCTTCCAAAATTATTCCTTGCCAGCACTAGGACAACGCCCTTGTTTGAAAATCCTTTCCGTTAAAGGGATGCATGGAATAACAGAGGTGACAGAAGAATTCTATGGCAGTTTGTCCTCTAAAAAGCCTTTTAACTGTCTTGAGGAACTTAGATTTGAAGATATGCCGGAGTGGAAGCAATGGCACTTACTAGGAAGTGGAGAGTTCCCTGCACTTGAGGAgcttataattaaaaattgccCTGAGCTCAGTTTGGAGACACCCATCCAACTTTCAAGTTTAAAAAGGTTTAAAGTTAGTGGTTCTCCAAAGGTTGGAGTTGTTTTTGATGATGCTCAACTGTTTAGATCCCAACTTGAGGGAATGAAGCAGATTGAGGAATTACATATTGGTTATTGTAACTCTCTTGCCTTCTTTCCTTTTAGCATATTGCCCACTACCTTGAAGAGAATACAGATATATATGGTTGCAAGAAATTGAAATTGCCTCAAATTCAGGCAATGCCCTACTTTTCGCACCTCACTTCGCTTCAAAGTCTACAGATCTGGTATTTCCCTAATCTCCAATCACTTCCCGAATCAGCACtgccctcctccctctctcacCTGGAGATCAGAAATTGCCCTAATCTCCAATCTCTTCCAGTGAAAGGGATGCCATCTTCCCTCTCTCAGCTTGACCATAGATAATTGCCCTAATCTCCAATCCCTTCCAGTAAAAGGGATGGCCTCTTCACTCTCCAAACTATCTATTTCAAAATGTCCATTGCTCAGACCACTACTAGAATTTGACAAGGGGGAATACTGGCCAAATATTGCTCATATCTCCACCATAGAGATCGATAAGGAATGCATGTGATGATTAAAACGAATGGCTCTCCAACTGATGTAAGCTATTCTTTTCCCTCAGAAACTTTTTATTTCTGTTTACTTCACTTTgcttttttgtttattcttttcatttttaattatgttgTGCTCATCCTCAAACACAtaccttaatttatatttaagctCCATAGAGAatctaaatttttgaaaagataATCATGGATAACGATAACAAGTTTTAGGAAATAAGTGCAACTTCCATTGTCAGACTAATTAAATGttatataattgtatatttCTGGGATGGGGCAGGTATTGGATTCATTTCTCATTGCTTATTGGTTTACGCTCTTACCGTGTTTTAATTCACGTCTCAATTGCCAAAGAAATCATATGTAGCTTGTGCCACCATGATTAATAGAAAGTTTTTAGTTCTTGTAAGCATCAACGATCCTATGTTACTAGAAATTTTGATAGGTAAAAGAGGCAGACAAAAAAGCTAAACATCTTTTTTCTTTCGTATAGCGACCAGACAACTACACAGGGCAATGTTTGATATAAGGGCTTCAGATATACATTTGCAGGGTGTTTATCCAATGAGTAAGAAAATCACTGTCTTCAGCTTCCCTTGCATATACTTTtgcaattttaaactttattttgaacTATGTTGTTGCTAACTTGAACATGTTCTATGCTTAATCAGATGTGGATTTTGAAGGGCGAGTACGGCAAGTCTGGTCCATCCATTGTCCGCAAGAAGTGCTTCTAAGGTGCTGCTGCTACTTTTACATCTGTTCGCGAgttctttttgattttttttgttctttccgCTAAAGCTATTATTGTTAAATTTGACAAGATTcaaagatgaattaatgtgaaGATTTGGTAGTTAGGAAGATAATTCTTCATTGGTACAAAAGTCAAGATAACATCTTTTGTAGGTGAAATTTAGGTGAACCATAAAATGGTTTCACAAGGTAAATCTTGTCATTTTGACACATTGTGATGTCATGGATGACATCAATAGGAAGAATTCACTCCTATAAATAGGTAGTTCCTAATTCATTTGTAACACACCTCTCACTTGCCTTCTCATCTTCAAAGGCATttgatcttctttctctctcttgtagtatttcacttgtactcttttggagtgaaataaatattggttGATTGTGTCCGAGGAGtaggcaaaagaaaacaaaagtttgCCGAACCTCGTTAATTCATGGTGTTCTTTTTATTGTTGTCTCATCTACTATTTATTAGCTACCTTTAGATATAGCAGTTGTGATTTCACTCTCTATATATTCGGCTTCCgcaacaattggtatcagagccaaggtATTATCTGAGTATGCTCTGTCGTTGCAGCATAGTCTGAACTTCCacatcataaaatatttactttggtCTTTCCATTGTTAGCTAGTAAATAGTATTTGTAGCAAAAATGGGAGACAATAAAAATGATGAGTCCACATCGAATGTCAATAATAGGTCATCATTGGCATCTTCACTTGTGACACGAATTGTGTCAAATGCAAAATTTGCAGTTGAAATTTTTGACGGGTCAGGACATTTCGGAATGTGGCAAGGCGAGGTCCTTGATGTTCTTTTTCAACAAAGGCTAGATATTGCCATAGAAGAAAAGAAACCAGACGgtgtagaagaagaagattggaagATTATCAACCGTGTTGCTTGCGGTACCATTCGATCTTACCTAGCAAGAGAACAAAAGTATCTATACACAAAGGAAACATCTGCAAATAAATTATGGAATTCATTGGAGGAGAAATTCAACAGTCAAAATAAACTTTACATGAAAAGAAGACTGTTACGCTTCACTTATATTCATGGTAGCACAATGAATGATCATATCACCAGCTTTAATAAGTTGGCGACAGATTTGCGGAATATGGACGTGACTTTTACGGATGGAGATATGGCCTTAATGTTGTTAAGTTCACTTCCCGATGAGTTCGAGCACCTTGAAACTACTCTACTGCATGGGAATGATGAAGTATCTCTCAAAGAAATTTGTTCTGCCTTATATAGTtatgaacaaagaaagagagaaaaacaaaagggaGGAAAAGTAAAAGCTCTGATTGTGAGAGGTCGTTCTCAAAATCATGTGAGAACAAATAATGGGAGATCCAAGTCAAGATCCAAACTCAACAAAGATGAATGTGCCTTTTGCCGAGAAAAAGGGCACTGGAAGAAAGACTGCCCAAAGTTGAAAAGCAAAGCCAATCCAAATAATGGGAAGGCTGTCATGGATTCAAATGTGGCTGATTGTGATGACTCCAATTACTCACTAGTTACAACAGGTCCATCCAAATCATTTGATGTATGGTTGATGGACTCAGCTTGTAGCTATCATATGTGTCCCAATAGGGACTGGTTTGTTGATTTACAAGAAGGAAAATGTGGAGTTATTCACAGCGCAAACAATAATCCTCTTACTGCATATGGTGTTGGTTCAATTCGATTAAGGAATCATGATGGATTGACCAGAACATTAACAGATGTTC
Proteins encoded in this region:
- the LOC125852250 gene encoding putative disease resistance RPP13-like protein 1 encodes the protein MHGITEVTEEFYGSLSSKKPFNCLEELRFEDMPEWKQWHLLGSGEFPALEELIIKNCPELSLETPIQLSSLKRFKVSGSPKHIAHYLEENTDIYGCKKLKLPQIQAMPYFSHLTSLQSLQIWYFPNLQSLPESALPSSLSHLEIRNCPNLQSLPVKGMPSSLSQLDHR